The following proteins are co-located in the Syngnathus scovelli strain Florida chromosome 5, RoL_Ssco_1.2, whole genome shotgun sequence genome:
- the znf330 gene encoding zinc finger protein 330, whose translation MPKKKTGARKKAENRKEREKQSRANRDLVDLAKHPCNVNMDCDKCQRKQKNRAFCYFCNAVQKLPTCAHCGKTKCMKTSDCVVKHPGIYSTGMGMVGAVCDFCEAWVCHSRKCLSTHACLCPLTEADCIECERGVWDHGGRIFRCSFCQNFLCEDDQFEHQASCQVLQAETYKCVSCNRLGQHSCLRCKACYCDDHAKSKVFKQEKGKAPPCPKCGHETQETKDLSMSTRTLKFGRQGGADDDDDDDYGASGYDSYWKNIASGGGGRNYDDEEEEEEDDDEDDDDEEEEEEDEGEEEMAALKLDAAAKV comes from the exons ATGCCTAAAAAGAAGACTGGTGCCAGGAAAAAGGCTGAAAATCGAAAGGAACGAGAAAAACAGAGCCGAGCCAACCGGGACCTGGTGGACTTGGCTAAACACCCGTGCAACGTCAACATG GATTGTGATAAATGCCAGAG AAAACAGAAGAACCGAGCATTCTGTTACTTCTGCAATGCTGTACAGAAACTTCCTACATGTGCACACTGCG GCAAAACCAAATGTATGAAGACTTCAGACTGTGTCGTCAAACACCCAGGGATCTACAGCACCGGGATGGGAATGGTG ggggcagtgtgTGACTTCTGTGAAGCTTGGGTTTGCCACAGCAGGAAATGCCTGAGCACTCACGCTTGCCTGTGTCCTCTGACGGAGGCGGATTGTATCGAGTGCGAACGTGGCGTGTGGGACCACG GCGGGCGTATTTTTCGCTGCTCCTTCTGCCAAAActttctttgtgaagatgatcAATTCGAGCACCAGGCCAGCTGCCAAGTCCTTCAAGCCGAAACATATAAAT GCGTTTCCTGCAACAGACTGGGCCAGCACTCATGCCTGCGTTGTAAG GCCTGCTACTGTGACGACCATGCTAAGAGCAAAGTGTTCAAGCAGGAGAAGGGGAAGGCGCCGCCATGTCCCAAGTGTGGCCACGAGACCCAAGAGACCAAAGACCTCAGCATGTCAA CCCGCACGTTGAAATTCGGACGCCAGGGCGGcgctgatgacgacgatgacgacgactaCGGAGCGTCGGGCTACGACAGTTACTGGAAGAACATCGCGTCAGGAGGCGGAGGACGCAACTAtgacgacgaggaggaggaggaggaagatgacgatgaagatgacgacgatgaagaggaggaagaggaagacgagGGTGAAGAAGAAATGGCCGCTCTTAAATTAGATGCAGCTGCCAAAGTCTGA
- the LOC125968873 gene encoding uncharacterized protein, translated as MTARQLVPLHLISCGTAGTRLSLCPHLCRDRRTTQVWLCVFVLSLFFSSSCALSLGDSKRVQQCLSGLTPSIEESSAMLYAPSMNEIRAKCHHLSLKCYLEELVMVIDEEEVDNVYANCIEEFNETLQTESNAVNCQPCETHSLGNVTTFLDRFKTLLQALAN; from the exons ATGACGGCGCGCCAGCTCGTCCCTTTGCACCTGATAAGTTGCGGAACG GCAGGCACCCGGCTGTCGCTCTGCCCTCACCTGTGCAGGGACAGACGCACAACTCAGGTGtggctttgtgtgtttgtgctgaG CCTCTTCTTTTCGTCTTCATGTGCGTTGTCCTTGGGTGACTCAAAACGCGTGCAACAGTGCCTGAGCGGCCTGACGCCCTCCATTGAG GAGTCCAGCGCGATGTTGTACGCTCCGTCCATGAATGAAATTCGA GCCAAGTGTCATCATCTGTCCCTCAAGTGTTATTTAGAGGAGCTCGTAATGGTCATAGACGAAGAGGAAGTTGACAACGTGTACGCCAACTGCATCGAAGAGTTCAACGAAACCCTGCAAACTGAAAGCAACGCT GTCAACTGTCAACCATGTGAGACGCACTCACTTGGGAACGTCACAACTTTTCTGGATAGATTTAAAACCCTCCTGCAAGCATTGGCAAACTAA